In the genome of Bremerella sp. P1, the window ATGCTAGAGCAATGTTGACAAGATTCATCATCAAGTAAAAACTCTCTTTTGCTTAAACGAAGTTGCGTGGCTGGTTCTTGCGGAGTAGTTTCCACTCGGTAACGTTCCCTTTTCGAAGTACGTGACAGCAAGTGATTGAGCGTCATCTGCATTGAAAGAAGATGCCGTCAGAAGTCCATCCCGTGTCGACCTTGTCAAAACAACAGGTGTTCTATGCATGCGAAATCAATTCGTCACGTCTTGGGCGTCGCGTTCGCCGCTCTGATGCTTATAGGCGGTAGTGCGTCATTCGCTCTAGCTGATGACCGTCCCAACTTCTTGTTGATCGTGGCGGACGATCTGACGTGGAGCGATCTTGGCTACGAGGGCAATCGCGAGATTCACACACCGCATTTGGATCAGCTTCGTACAGAAGGCATGCATCTGACACGAATGTTTACACCTGCGACTACGTGCTCTCCTTCTCGGCACGCACTGTACACAGGGCTTTATTCGATCCGCAGTGGCGCCTACCCCAACCACACTCGCGTCTATGAGGGAACGAAGAGTGTTTTTACGCACTTGAAGCATGCTAACTATCGCGTTGCCTTGCAGAATAAGTCCCACGTGGGACCCGCGGCTTCGTTTCCGTATGAGGCGATCCAAGGCGCTGATGATCTAACGAAGACCGAGGCATTTATTCGTCGCGATCCCAGTCAGCCTTGGCTGTTGGTCTATGCATCCAATGATCCACACGGTCCATGGACGCGAGGGCCGAAGAAGAAATACGATCCGAAGATGCTGACGGTTCCGTCGTACCTCCACGACAACCCAACAACGCGGCAACTACTGGCTAGTTATTACGCCGAAATATCTCAGTGCGATCAGCAGGTGGGCGAACTTATGAAGTTGTTGAAGGACTGCCACGAAGAGGACAACACGCTTGTATTCTTTTTCAGTGAGCAGGGCAGCAGCTTTCCCTACGGTGGCAAGTGGAGCGTGTACGATAACGGCATTCGTGCTTCGACCCTCGTCCGGTGGCCAGGAAAGATCAAGCCCGGCTCTCACAGCGATGCCCTGTGCCAATATGTCGATATTGCTCCGACACTGCTTGAAGCCGCTGGAATCGACGCTACGAAGATCGATGTCGGGTGTCCTGATGCCAATGGCGACACGGGCTTTGACGGCAAGAACCTGCTTCCCGTTTTACAGGGTGAACAGGAAGCGTTCCGCGATGTGATTTTCTCGCAGCAAACGACAGTTGGAATTCACGGCTATCAAGATCCCTATCCCATGCGAGCCGTGCGTGATAATCGATACAAATTGATTCTGAATCTTGCCCCAGACAATACTTACTTCATCGGGGGCATTCATCGGG includes:
- a CDS encoding sulfatase family protein gives rise to the protein MHAKSIRHVLGVAFAALMLIGGSASFALADDRPNFLLIVADDLTWSDLGYEGNREIHTPHLDQLRTEGMHLTRMFTPATTCSPSRHALYTGLYSIRSGAYPNHTRVYEGTKSVFTHLKHANYRVALQNKSHVGPAASFPYEAIQGADDLTKTEAFIRRDPSQPWLLVYASNDPHGPWTRGPKKKYDPKMLTVPSYLHDNPTTRQLLASYYAEISQCDQQVGELMKLLKDCHEEDNTLVFFFSEQGSSFPYGGKWSVYDNGIRASTLVRWPGKIKPGSHSDALCQYVDIAPTLLEAAGIDATKIDVGCPDANGDTGFDGKNLLPVLQGEQEAFRDVIFSQQTTVGIHGYQDPYPMRAVRDNRYKLILNLAPDNTYFIGGIHRGQPTDSWRKDAQNNPQLAKRVEWLSHRPGEELYDLDKDPLETNNLADSPEHQKIKQRLRKEIDGWMAQQGDKGLETEMTAKSRQGKRKAEAKPKKGKNRKKAAT